The following is a genomic window from Hymenobacter sp. APR13.
CGACCCCGGCCTCCACCGGTGCTCGTACCCACACCACCGACACCGGTGCCGGAGCCCGTGCGGCCCGACGTAACGGCTTCGGCGCTACGGCTGCTGCGCGGCCCGTAGCGCTGGTTCACTGAGCGGCCGCCACCGGAATAGCCACCGAAGCCACCACCGTAATAACCGCCACCGTAACCGCCGTAGCCGCCGCCGTAGTAGCCGTTATAGAAGCCATCATAATAGCCACGGCCGTAGCCGCCCCAACGGTTCCAGCCCCAGGGCCGGCCCCAGCCCCACGGGCTGCCAAAGCCGATATTGATATTGATGCCGCTGCCGTAGGCGCCATAGCCCCAGAAGGGGTCGTAACCGCCGTAGCCGTAGCTGGGACCCCAGGCAGAGTAGTAGCCGGGGCCGCCGTACCAGAAGGGGTCAGCAAACACGAAGTCATTGTAGCCGTAGCCGAAGCTGCGGTAGTAGGGCTGATGGAAGCGCCGGATGCGCGACGAATACGCGTAGTCATCGTCGTAGTATTCGGTGCTTTCGTCGGTAGCGGCCGAGTTGCCTTGCTCCGTGTAGTCAGGGTTCGTTAGCTCGTCGCGGGTGGCGGGCGTGGCCGCCGCTACCGCCGCCGCGCTTTGCGTGGTGCGGTCAGAGGAAGAATAATAGACGCCGTCGCTTTCCGTAGTGGAAAGCCCGGCGGTGCTTGCGCAGCCTCCCAGCGTGAGCAGGGAGAAGGCAGGCAGCAGGGTAGAGAGGATTTTTTTCATGACGGCTAACAAAAAAGGAGGCGGGCGAAAGAAAGCAGCTACTCAAACACCGAAGACTTGCCTACACCAGTTGCAGACCGAGACGACAGGCTCCGGTTTAATAACGTAATTTGGCGACGAAACGGTGCCGAAATGTCTAGCACAAATCTTGGGCCAAAACGGGAACTTTTTCAACTTACCAAAGATACCTGAAACATGAGCAAAAGTTTGCCCAAGCGGAGCGAGGATTATTCCCTGTGGTACAATGAGTTGGTGAAGCGCGCCGGCCTGGCTGAGAATTCCGCTGTACGAGGCTGCATGGTGATTAAACCATACGGGTACGCCATCTGGGAGAAAATGCAGCGTACGCTCGACGATATGTTCAAGCGCACGGGCCATCAAAACGCTTATTTCCCGCTGTTTGTCCCCAAAAGTTTGTTCGAGGCGGAAGAAAAAAACGCCGAGGGTTTTGCCAAGGAATGCGCCGTAGTAACCCACTACCGCCTGCAGACCGACCCCGACAACCCCGGCAAGCTCCGCGTCGACCCCAACGCCAAGCTGGAAGAGGAGCTGGTGGTGCGCCCCACTTCGGAGGCCATCATCTGGAGCACCTACAAAGGCTGGATCCAGAGCTACCGCGACCTGCCGCTGCTCATCAACCAGTGGGCCAACGTGGTACGCTGGGAAATGCGCACCCGCCTGTTTCTGCGCACCGCCGAGTTTCTGTGGCAGGAAGGCCACACCGCCCACGCTACCGCCGAAGAAGCCGTAGCCGAAACCCGCCAGATGCTGGAGGTGTACGCCCAGTTTGCCGAGGAGTGGATGGCGCTGCCCGTAGTGAAGGGCGTGAAAACCGAAAACGAGCGGTTTGCCGGCGCCGAGGACACCTATTGCATCGAAGGGCTGATGCAGGATGGCAAGGCCCTGCAGGCCGGCACCTCGCACTTCCTGGGCCAGAACTTCGCCAAGGCGTTTGACGTGCAGTTCCAAAGCAAGGAAGGCGGCCTGGAGTACGTATGGGGCACCAGCTGGGGCGTGAGCACGCGCCTGATGGGTGCCCTCGTGATGGCCCACTCCGACGACGAAGGCCTGGTGCTGCCACCCAAGCTGGCCCCCATTCAGGTGGTCATCGTGCCCATCTACAAGTCCGGCCAGCTCGACGAGCTGCTGGAGCGCATCCGCCCGATGCAGATGGGGCTGCTTGAGCGTGGTATTTCGGTGAAAGTGGACGACCGCGACACCGAGCGCCCTGGCTACAAGTTTGCCGAGTGGGAGCTGAAAGGCGTGCCCGTTCGCCTGGCCGTGGGCATGCGCGACCTCGACGCCGGTACCGTGGAAGTGGCCCGCCGCGACACCAAGGAAAAGATGAACCTGCCCCTGGCCGACATCGTGAACAGCGTAGCCGCGCTGCTCGACGACATCCAGACCAACATCTACAACCGCGCCCACAAGTTCCGCGAGACGCACACGCACCGCGTGGATACCTACGAGCAGTTCAAGCAGGCGCTGGAAGGCGAAGGCGGCTTCGTGGTGGCCCACTGGGATGGCACCCCCGAAACCGAGGAGCGCATCAAGGAGGAAACCAAAGCCACCATCCGGTGCATGGCCCTCTCGGAACCCGACGAGGACGGCACCTGCATCCTGACCGGCAAGCCCAGCAAGCGCCGCGTGTACTTCGCCCGGGCCTACTAAATCACGGATTTTTTCGAATTAGGCGGATTTCACGGATTTTGTGAACGGCTACCGTTCTGTTACAGCAAAAGAGGCTTGCCCATCAGCAAGCCTCTTTTCATTGGGTTCCAACTAATTTCCGTTGGTTTTCGGCTGAAGAAAGCAACACAGCGCCGTCCACAAAATCCGTGAAATCCGTCTAATCCGAAAAATCCGTGAACCTGTGCTTATCTTTTCCTGACCTAACTCCTCCCCTGCTATGGACTGGCTTACCGTTGCGCTGCTTTTGCTTTTTGGCCTGATGTTTCTGGCGGCCGAAGTCATCTTTATTCCGGGCACGACGGTGGTGGGGCTGCTGGGCTTTGCGCTGCTGGCGGCCGGCGTCTGGTTTGCCTACCGCGACCTGGGCTCCGGCACCGGGCACGTACTGCTGGCCTCGTCGGTGGTGGTGGCGGGGCTGCTGGTGTACGTGGGGCTGCGGCCCAAAAACCTGGCCCGCGTGGCCCTCAACGACGTGAACAGCGGCCACGTGCGCGACGCCCGCCTGCCCGACGTGCAGCCCGGCACCACCGGCCGCACGCTCTCGGCCCTGCGCCCGGCCGGCACCGTGCTCTTCGCCGAAAACCGCCGCGAGGTAACTACCCGCGGCGAGTTTGTAGCGGCCGGCACCGAGGTGCGCGTGCTGCGCATCGAGCAAAACCGCATTGTGGTGGAAGCAAATAGTTGAATGGCTGAATGGTTAAATGGCTGTCTGTTCTGACGAGTGATTCAGAAAAGACAGCCATTTAACAATCCAACCATTTAACCACTACCTTACTCGCATGAATCCTCCCTTCCTTCCGATTATCGTCGGGGCCGTTGTGCTGCTGGTGTTTCTGTACTTCTTCCCCATCAGCCTCTGGATTACGGCGCTGTTTTCGGGGGTGAAGGTGAGTTTGTTCCAGCTGGCGTTTATGCGGGTGCGCAAAGTGCCGCCGTCCCTCATCGTCAATTCCATGATTACGAGCACCAAGGCCGGCCTGGAGCTGACTGCTAACGACCTGGAAACCCACTACCTGGCCGGCGGCAACATTCCCAGCGTCATCAAGGCCCTGATTTCGGCCGATAAGGCCAACATCCCGCTCACCTTCAAGCAGGCCACCGCTATCGACTTGGCCGGGCGCGACGTATTCGAGGCTGTAACGACCAGCGTAAACCCCAAAGTCATCAACACGCCCAACGTGGCGGCCGTGGCACAGGACGGTATCCAGCTGATTGCCAAGGCCCGGATTACGGTGCGCGCCAACATCACGCAGCTGGTGGGCGGCGCCGGCGAGGAAACCATCCTGGCCCGCGTTGGCGAAGGCATCGTGACCAGCATCGGCTCGTCGAAGTCGCACAAGGAAGTGCTCGAAAACCCCGACAAGATTTCCAAGCTCGTGCTCAGCAAGGGCCTCGATGCCGGCACCGCCTTCGAAATCCTGAGCATCGACATTGCCGACATCGACATCGGAGAGAACATCGGCGCCAAGCTCCAGATCGACCAGGCCACTGCCGACCTCAAAGTGGCCGAAGCCAAGGCCGAGGAGCGCCGCGCCATGGCCGTGGCCGTGGAGCAGGAAAACCGCGCCAAAACCCAGGAAGCCAAAGCCCGCGTGGTGGAGGCCGAAGCCGAAATCCCGAAGGCCATTGCCGAAGCCTTCCGCTCCGGCAACTTGGGCGTGATGGACTACTACAAAATGCGCAACGTACAGGCCGACACCGACATGCGCGACTCCATCGCCAACCCCGGTGGCCAGAGCAGCAGCAGCAAGCCCGGCCGCGACGAAGGGCGGCTGTCGTAGAGCCTCACCCCCCGGCCCCCTCTCCCGTGGAGCGGGGGAGCCTGACGACTACAACGCCGCCACGTCGGCTGGCGCCTCCGCAACTGCTCACCAATTTTGTTTAGAGCACTAAACGCAAAGCGCCCCTACCACAAGGTAGAGGCGCTTTGCAGTTTATAGTAGCGGCATCTGAGGCGTCAGCCGAAGGTGCTGCGTTGCAGTCGGCTGGCTCCCCCTCTCCACGGGATAAGCGCATCAAGCATTTGCTGGGCCGGGGGGGTGAGGCCCTACTTCTTCGTAATCCGGAACTCCACGCGGCGGTTGAGCTTGCGGGTTTCTTCCTGGTCGTTGCTGGCAACGGGCTTGGTGTCGCCGTAGCCTTCGGTGGCAATGCGGGTGCTTTTGATGCCCTTCTGCACCAGAAACTTCTTTACCTCGTTCACGCGGTCCTGGCTGAGCTTCAGGTTTAGGGCCGGGTCGCCTTGGTTATCGGTGTGGCCTTCCAGCTTGATTTCCACGTTTGGGTACTCCTTGAGCGTGCGCACCAGGCGCAGCAGCTCGGGGTAGGAGTTTTCGCGCAGGTAGTACTTGCTCTGAGCGAAGAAGATGTTGTTCAGCTTGATGGTCTGGCCCACGGCGAAGGGCACGAGGTACAAATCCTGCGTGACTTCGGAATACTTCTGGCGGTCCGTCACATCGAGGTTGTCGGCTTCGGCCAGGTAGTTGGGGGCCTCGGCGCGGTAGCCGTACTGAATGCCCGAGGGCAGCACGATGGTGTAGGAGCCGTCCACCGGGTTGGTTTCGGCCACCCCGATTTCCTCGCCCGTGAGCAGGTTTTCGTATTTGATGGTAGCCGGCACCGGCTTTTTGGTGGCAGCGTCCAGTACCCGGCCGCGCACCAACGTCACCACTTCGGGCTTGAACTGGGGCGTGAGGCCGATGCGGAAGATGTCTTTGGAGTTGCCGGTGCCATTGCGCGTGGAAACCAAGTAGGCATCCTCGCCGGCCGCCGACACCACGTAGTAGGCGTCGAAATCGGGGGAGTTGACGTTGGGGCCCAGGTTGCGGGGCTTGGTCCAGTTGGTCCAGCTGTCGTCGAGGCGCTTGCTGTAGAATACGTCGCTCTTGCCGTAGCCGCCATGGCCCTCCGAGGCGAAGTACAGCGTCTTGCCATCCGAAGCCAAAAAAGGCGCAAACTCTGGCTTTTTGGTGTTGATGCTGGGCCCGAGGCTGCGCGGTTTGCTCCACGATTTGCCGTCGGCGTTGCGGAAGCTCACGAAAATATCCTGGCCGCCCTGCCCGTCTTTGCGCTCCACGGCCATCAGCAACACCTTGCCCGAAGTGCCCAGGAAGTAGTCGACGTTTTCCTCGTCGTCGTTGTAGAAATCCTCAATGTTGATCTTCTCGGGGCGGCTCCAGCCGGTTTTGGTGCGCTTGCTCATGCTCACGCCCTTGGGGTCGAGCGTGCCGTCTTCGTTGTAAACGTTGATGAGCACGGCCGTATTGCCGTCCGACGACACCGAGGCCAGGCCGTTGGGGCCGGGCGTGTTGATGGGGCCGCCGATGTTCTTGGCCGGGTTCCAGGGCTTGCTTTTGGCGTTGCCCAGGGTGCTGTACCACACGTCCTGCACGTCATTAGCGCCGCCCACATTCTGGGGGCTTTCCTGGCGCGCAAAAAACAGCGTGCGGCCGTCGGGCGAGATAACCGGGTGCGTGTCCACGTACTTGGAGTTGACGTTCGGGCCCAGGTTCACCATGGCCGAGTCAATCTTCACGCCCTCCGACTCGCTCTTAAACTCCTTCTTCACCATCGTTTCGGCCACGTCGGCAATGCCGATGGCGTCGATCTGGTTGACGCCGTTCACGGCCTTGGTGTTCATGGTCACGAGCACGCCGATGGTGCGGTAGGTGCCCGGCGAAAACGTCACCTGCAACGAGCGAAACTGCTCCGGAATCGGGCCTGGGCTGTCGTTGGCGTACACCTGGTGCTTGCCGCCGCGGGTATCAATCAGCTCAATCTTGACCACGGAGCCGGGGTTGAAATTCTCCACCACCGTCACCTGTTTGGCAATCAAAGACTTGCCAAAGCGCACCTCAATAAATTCGTCGTTGCTTTCCTTGCGCGGAATCCAGGCTTCGTTGCTGACCTGACCCAGCGGCTGGGCATTGGGCTCGCCCAATACTTTCTCCGGCGAGAAGGCCTCTTTACCCTCCGCTTTCTGCGACGATACCGCCGCTACTTTCGCCGCCCACACGGCGTGTTGTGCCTGTACGCTCACGAACCCTCCCACTACCAACCCTACCGACAGTAGAAATTTCTGAACACTCATAAGCTGATTGGCAAAACTAGAGCTTGTGCCCCCGCGCAAGCCGGAAGCAGGAGCTTCCCAGCCATTGGAGACGTGAGGTAGGGCTCCGAAGTTGCGGATACCCGATACATGAACCTCAAAGGTACGCACATACGATGCCTGGCCCTGTTAATTTTTGATGAAAGGGTAAAAATCAGCGCCGGTTGCGGCGCGCCAGCCGATGAAGTAACTTGCTTGACGTCTGGCGCTGCGCTGTATTTATCATGGAGTTTTTCTATTCCGTTGCAAATTCTGCGGGCGCCGGAACAGGGCTGCTAACAGCCTGTCGAACAGCCGAAAAATGGTGGGGGTTCCTCGGGCAAGTTCTACTGGTTGGCACCTTCCTTTTCGCCTCTCTTCCTGGCCGGTCGCAGGCTTTGGTAGATGCCGGCACGCAGCCGCTGCTGGCCCGCACCATTGCTCCCACCCCCGACTCGCTGCTGTTGCTCACCACACAGGCCCGGCGCGTGGGTGTGAGCACCTACGCCCAGCGCACGGCCGCGCTGGGCACGCTGCACCTGGGCCGCCGCCAGCAGCTACGTTACCGCCTCCTGAGTGAGTGGATTTACGACTCGCGCGGCCAGCCTCCGTTTGTGCGTGAGGACTACGCCGCCGATGCCCTGCACACCGTGGATCTGGGCCAGCGGGGCTGGCGCGCGGGGCAGTTTGTGCGCTACGAGCAAAGCCGGGCCAACGCCACCCGCACCGGCCTCTGGCTGGCCCGCCTCGGCTACGAGCAGGCCCTGCCCCGCCTGCTGCCCTCCCAGGCCACCGACTCGCTGTCGGTGCTGCGGCTGATTGGGTTTGGCGGCGTGGTGCAGGACGCGCGCAACGGCCGCCAGGACACCGGCCCGGCCTACGGCTTCGACTTCTCGACGCTGGCGTTTCTGCGGGGTGCCGCCGCGCCGCCGCTGTCGTTGCGCGTGCTGGGCACCCGCGCCCAGCTGGGGCCGCGCGTGTGGCAGCGGCTGCTGGCCGAGGGCTACTACGAGCACACCTTCGACCAATACTCCAGCGGCACGTTGCGCGGTGCCTATCGCGCCCACCGCGCCGAAGACTACGTGCCCGGCAACGTGCAGCGCATCCAGAGCGACACGCTGGCCGGCGAGCTAACCTGGGCCTACCGCCTGTCGGATAAGGTGTCGTTCCGGTCGGTGAATGCCGTGGCGCTGCCCAGCCGGGCCTTCGCCTACCGCCGCCTGGGGCCCGAGGCCGACACGCTGCAGAACCTGGGCTACCGCCAGCGCGAGCTAGACACGCGCCAGGAGCTGCGCCTGGGCTCGCGCAAGGTGCAGGCCGTGCTGAACTTCAACTACCGGCAGCGCAACCGCGCCTACGACCTCCGCAACACCCGCAACCTCGCGCCGGCCCAGTACGAGCTGGCGTTGGCCCGGGAGCGAATCAAGGACATCACCGAGCAAACCACCCAGTGGCAGGGCGAGCTGACCTGGGTGCCACTGCCGCGCCACGCGCTTTCCCTGACCGGCGCGGCCCAGCTGCTGCGCGTGGCCGCCCCCAGCAAAGACAACCAGCAGGACCGCGACGAGGCCCAGCACCAACTGCGCCTCACCTGGACCGGCCGCTGGCGCGGCAACTTCCGCACCAGCCTGGCCATGGCCGGCGAGTACCGGCAGTTTGTGTTTATCCGGGCCGCCCTCAGCGCTGAAAACTACACCGACCGGCTGCTGCACTGGGAGCCGGGCTTTACGTGGGCCCCCGGCCGCTTCAGCATTCGGAGCACCTACCATCTGTGGGTGAGCTACCAGGTGCGCGACCGGGCCAGCGAGCAGCTGCGCAACCGCGCCAGCCGGGTGCTGGAGCAGCAGCAGAACCTCACGTATCAGCTCACGCCCCACCTGCTCACAGTGCTGGACTATGCCCGCCGCGAAAACCGCGTAGGGCTGCTGCGCTGGCCCGCCTTCAAGGAAAGCCCCCTCGACACCACCATCACCCACGACCTGCGCGGCGGCCTGCGCTACGGCTGGACGGGCCGCCGCCGGCCGGTGGCCAGCGCCAGCAGTCTACGCCTCGGCTACCGATTTCTGGAGCAGCGCACCCACGCCCGCGCCGCGCTGGTGCAGAATGCGGGTGGCTCCTCGCTCATCTACCTGCGCGCCCTCACCCGCCAGCAAGGCCCCGATGTAGCCTACGAGCGGCGGGCCGGCGCCCTGGCTCTCTCGGCCAGCCTATGGCTGCAGGAGCTGCGCACGCTCTACCGCTACCGCCCCGGCACCGGCCCCTTCGTAGGTCCCAGCTACACCCCCGACGACCTGGACCGCGCCACCCACAACCTCTACCCCTATTTCGAAGTGGCCCTGGCCTGGCGCGTGCGGCAGTTTTAGATATGGGGCATAGGAAATAGGGCCTGGGGCTTAGGAACCAGGGATTCGCCATCCAGTAACCGATGACGAACCTCTGTGTCCTAAGCCCCAGGCCCTATTTGCCAAGTTCTAAGCACTATTGCCTAAGCCCCAAGCCCTATTTTCTAAACCCTGAACCTACGGCTGCAGTGAGAACGTGCGGGTGACGGAGTTGTAGGGGCCAGGAATGAGGTTGCCGCTGGCGTCTACCAGCTCCAGCTTCACGGTGTTTTCGCCCACTGGCAGGCCTTCCATCATGTAGGGAGCCCACTGGTCCAGCATGAACTCGGCGCCGTTGATGGTGGCGCGCACCTGCGTGCCGCCGGGCTCCAGCGTGGTGTTTACGAGGTAGAAATCCAGCATCACCTTCTCCTTGTCGGCGCCGGTGTACACGTCTTTGGGGCGACTGTAAAACAGGTGCGGCGCTTTCAGGTCGAAGGTGGGCGTGCCGGGGGCGGCCTTGCCTACCGTCACCACGCGCAGGTCGTAGGCGCCGCGGTGCTTGAGGCTTTCGTGGTAGGAGCGCGACAGAAACGACAGCACCACGTGCTGGCCGTCGGATATGGGCTTGCTGAACTCGGTTTCGTAGTGGGCCGAGTAGGGCTGGTTGTCTACGATGTTGTGGATGTGCTGGCCTTTCTGCGAGTTGGCCAGGTGGCCGGCGTGCGCGCCGCCAGTCATTTTGGTGAGCTGAAAGTTGCTCAGGTCGTAGTCGAAGGCCACGGTGCCGCTGGGCACCACCGAGCCAGCCGGCGGCGACTTCAGCGCCAGCTGCGCCTCCGGGAAGCGGGGCGAGTTGGTGAAGGGCGTGAGCCGGATGCCGTTTTTTTCCAGCGTAGCGGCCGTGTTGGCCATGGTGGCGGCGGCGGTATCGGTGGTGGAGGCCGAGGATTCCGTGGCCTGCTTGGCGGTGTCGCAGGCA
Proteins encoded in this region:
- the proS gene encoding proline--tRNA ligase yields the protein MSKSLPKRSEDYSLWYNELVKRAGLAENSAVRGCMVIKPYGYAIWEKMQRTLDDMFKRTGHQNAYFPLFVPKSLFEAEEKNAEGFAKECAVVTHYRLQTDPDNPGKLRVDPNAKLEEELVVRPTSEAIIWSTYKGWIQSYRDLPLLINQWANVVRWEMRTRLFLRTAEFLWQEGHTAHATAEEAVAETRQMLEVYAQFAEEWMALPVVKGVKTENERFAGAEDTYCIEGLMQDGKALQAGTSHFLGQNFAKAFDVQFQSKEGGLEYVWGTSWGVSTRLMGALVMAHSDDEGLVLPPKLAPIQVVIVPIYKSGQLDELLERIRPMQMGLLERGISVKVDDRDTERPGYKFAEWELKGVPVRLAVGMRDLDAGTVEVARRDTKEKMNLPLADIVNSVAALLDDIQTNIYNRAHKFRETHTHRVDTYEQFKQALEGEGGFVVAHWDGTPETEERIKEETKATIRCMALSEPDEDGTCILTGKPSKRRVYFARAY
- a CDS encoding NfeD family protein, yielding MDWLTVALLLLFGLMFLAAEVIFIPGTTVVGLLGFALLAAGVWFAYRDLGSGTGHVLLASSVVVAGLLVYVGLRPKNLARVALNDVNSGHVRDARLPDVQPGTTGRTLSALRPAGTVLFAENRREVTTRGEFVAAGTEVRVLRIEQNRIVVEANS
- the floA gene encoding flotillin-like protein FloA (flotillin-like protein involved in membrane lipid rafts) produces the protein MNPPFLPIIVGAVVLLVFLYFFPISLWITALFSGVKVSLFQLAFMRVRKVPPSLIVNSMITSTKAGLELTANDLETHYLAGGNIPSVIKALISADKANIPLTFKQATAIDLAGRDVFEAVTTSVNPKVINTPNVAAVAQDGIQLIAKARITVRANITQLVGGAGEETILARVGEGIVTSIGSSKSHKEVLENPDKISKLVLSKGLDAGTAFEILSIDIADIDIGENIGAKLQIDQATADLKVAEAKAEERRAMAVAVEQENRAKTQEAKARVVEAEAEIPKAIAEAFRSGNLGVMDYYKMRNVQADTDMRDSIANPGGQSSSSKPGRDEGRLS
- a CDS encoding OmpA family protein, which encodes MSVQKFLLSVGLVVGGFVSVQAQHAVWAAKVAAVSSQKAEGKEAFSPEKVLGEPNAQPLGQVSNEAWIPRKESNDEFIEVRFGKSLIAKQVTVVENFNPGSVVKIELIDTRGGKHQVYANDSPGPIPEQFRSLQVTFSPGTYRTIGVLVTMNTKAVNGVNQIDAIGIADVAETMVKKEFKSESEGVKIDSAMVNLGPNVNSKYVDTHPVISPDGRTLFFARQESPQNVGGANDVQDVWYSTLGNAKSKPWNPAKNIGGPINTPGPNGLASVSSDGNTAVLINVYNEDGTLDPKGVSMSKRTKTGWSRPEKINIEDFYNDDEENVDYFLGTSGKVLLMAVERKDGQGGQDIFVSFRNADGKSWSKPRSLGPSINTKKPEFAPFLASDGKTLYFASEGHGGYGKSDVFYSKRLDDSWTNWTKPRNLGPNVNSPDFDAYYVVSAAGEDAYLVSTRNGTGNSKDIFRIGLTPQFKPEVVTLVRGRVLDAATKKPVPATIKYENLLTGEEIGVAETNPVDGSYTIVLPSGIQYGYRAEAPNYLAEADNLDVTDRQKYSEVTQDLYLVPFAVGQTIKLNNIFFAQSKYYLRENSYPELLRLVRTLKEYPNVEIKLEGHTDNQGDPALNLKLSQDRVNEVKKFLVQKGIKSTRIATEGYGDTKPVASNDQEETRKLNRRVEFRITKK